One genomic window of Tachypleus tridentatus isolate NWPU-2018 chromosome 12, ASM421037v1, whole genome shotgun sequence includes the following:
- the LOC143234187 gene encoding inhibin beta chain-like, translating into MSKSEELTVALVGLVAAVLSQSVEQNLDNGPGQSDTILINACPQCLTVLDRHVGKQLKLEAVKQQILSKLNLHQRPNMTSPVTREVVLEALRRSSGHLFPEALPQDQPAGETTEDQEQDEDDHEEFYGKTSEIIVFSEHGGRWNENILLDFYHPQSRSQRLRVVSANLWIQLRQKTPRVSDETTPRNNLTLYVFQADRFPNNTVKTLRWLRSHDVESSTVGWQRFNLRVPVRDWFSKPESTKLTLLVDCSGCGTAVEPVLFSGVNGIRRRGHRRRHRHSHRHNQSSAPGIRPFLAISTEPIPRRRSRRYAVTCNTHTTQCCKQSLWVSFKQLNWDDWIVWPRGYSANYCVGECGRSPQTPDLFPDRYYYSQVLDEYRRKNPFASITPCCAPTKLTKMSIVYLDGDRNIYKADLPNMKVEECGCT; encoded by the exons ATGTCCAAGTCTGAAGAACTGACGGTAGCCCTCGTGGGTTTGGTTGCAGCAGTTCTATCGCAATCAGTAGAACAGAACCTCGACAATGGCCCGGGGCAATCAGACACAATACTAATCAATGCATGTCCGCAATGTCTTACGGTATTAGATCGGCACGTGGGGAAGCAGCTGAAGCTCGAGGCTGTCAAACAACAGATTCTTTCCAAACTAAACCTACACCAGCGGCCCAACATGACATCCCCTGTAACTAGGGAGGTCGTTCTAGAAGCCCTCCGGCGGAGCTCGGGACATTTATTTCCTGAAGCTTTGCCGCAGGACCAGCCAGCTGGAGAGACAACTGAAGACCAGGAGCAAGACGAAGACGACCATGAGGAGTTCTACGGAAAAACCTCAGAAATTATAGTCTTCTCCGAACATG GTGGTAGATGGAACGAGAATATTCTGTTGGACTTCTACCATCCCCAAAGCCGTTCTCAACGACTTCGAGTAGTATCGGCAAATCTGTGGATTCAGCTCCGTCAGAAAACGCCAAGAGTTTCAGATGAGACAACACCGAGAAATAATCTGACGCTATACGTATTCCAGGCAGACCGATTCCCAAACAATACAGTGAAAACACTGAGATGGCTCCGATCCCACGATGTTGAGTCTTCTACAGTTGGATGGCAGCGGTTTAACCTACGCGTCCCTGTACGGGATTGGTTTTCTAAGCCTGAAAGTACAAAATTAACTCTACTTGTTGACTGTAGTGGTTGTGGTACAGCTGTAGAACCAGTCCTTTTCAGCGGCGTTAACGGGATAAGAAGGAGAGGTCATCGGAGACGACATCGTCATTCCCATAGACATAACCAGTCATCGGCACCGGGTATCAGACCATTCTTAGCAATATCTACAGAGCCCATACCTCGACGAAGAAGCAGAAGATATGCTGTTACGTGTAACACTCATACCACTCAATGCTGTAAGCAGAGCCTGTGGGTTAGTTTCAAACAACTTAATTGGGACGACTGGATCGTGTGGCCCAGAGGGTACAGCGCTAATTACTGTGTAGGAGAATGTGGTCGATCTCCACAGACGCCCGACTTGTTTCCGGATCGCTATTATTATTCTCAAGTTTTAGATGAGTATCGTCGGAAGAACCCGTTTGCATCTATAACTCCTTGTTGTGCTCCAACAAAGTTGACAAAAATGTCGATAGTGTATCTTGATGGAGACCGAAATATTTACAAGGCCGATCTTCCAAACATGAAAGTGGAGGAATGTGGCTGTACGTAG